CTGCACGCTCCACATGCGTGCGAGCAGTCGGGTAGGCTCGACCCTGTCGGGTAGAGCTCCATACCTAAGTCTCCCTCCTGCCCATTTTTCTCACCCTTGTAGTTGGCATCTCTACTGTGGTGGGCAACTGTGAAATAAACCAACAATAAGTTAAATGTGACAATGTATAACTAATTTAACATAAAGAAGAAATAATATATACAGGGATTTTAATTTACAATGATATTGCCTGAGAGCTTGACCACAGGGaagcaaaaagaaaagaatcaaAACGACCGACAAGGCAATACTATAAGTTGGCCTCATTTTTATAGAAAATTTCTTTCTAATATCACAAGATTTTGATGGGAAATGAAGAAGGTGTTGAGCATATATGAGAAGGAATTCATTTATAAGATATATTGGGGTGGAGAATTTAATGTTGGAAGGATGTACATTACAATCTGATCAACTTCACATGAAAAGGGTGGGAGTTTTCCAAAGTCACGAGTTGTGTTCATGTCTTATAAAATGgtctaaaaattcaaaaataaatgaCTATTTTACAATTGCTTTGAATAAAACCATAAGCATACCGTATTAGGATATTAGAGGAGATGAGTATTTCGCgtttaatttgaaatatatgGATAACGCAAAGTACATTAATGGTGAGgggagagagatgaggagaTTCACGTGGATGTTTTGTGTTCACTGTAAAATTGTGGATTCAAACTCTGAACTGAGGATAAAACGTGATATGAtaagtacatatatatatatacgacATCAACACTTTCTCTACCAGTCCCCTCTTAACGGGCATATGGTCGACGATTTGAGTGACATCAattcggatcacaattggtcctacactaacaattctatcaatttttaaacggttttaacccgatttcGATGGTTTTAACAGTCCCattcgggttaaaaccgtttaaaaattaaCGGAATTATTAGTgcaggaccaattgtgatccgagttgaaatgttcataatgcaaaaattcaaaagataaagtataagaccaaaatcataaaatggatATATGCTCAGAATCCGTTTTGGAGTTTACTCTAAAATAAATTGTGCACCACAACACGATATTCCTAAAATTGAGTGTTAGTAATAGTGTGatgaaagaaatgaaaataatgaatgataCGAGAGCTCCTCTAAGTGTTTCCAATTGAGCATAATAACTTCGAATTCAACACTCCACCGTTTTCCCCTCTTTCGAATTCTACTCCATCTCTTTCGACTTCTAAAGTGAGACACATATTGCCGACGACATAAGTATTATTTATTGTCAATAGGTATATAACATGAATCTTCAAATAGGAGTGTATATATTTCCCCccaaaaaaaccataaatccaTACAAAACTATAGCGTTGGAGATTAattacacacaaaaaaaaaagaaaaagtaaaaaaatcatCCGACTAATTGAATGTCGCCGAGATCAAGCTGCGCGGCGATCTCCTCCAGCTGCTTCTTGACGCTCAAATCGATCAATTTCGAGCCGGAATTCCCATACCGGATCGTGATTCCGGCCAGCAGTGACTTGTCGATCACCGTCTTGAGCTTCACATTCTTCGCCCCGGTCAGCTTCTGCACGCGCTTCGCGATCTCCGCCAAATGCTGCGGCTCCAGATCCACCACCGATGCCACCGTCGCCACCTCCGTCTCCGACAGCCGGTTCGCGATcagctcgaactccgccgcg
This sequence is a window from Salvia splendens isolate huo1 chromosome 5, SspV2, whole genome shotgun sequence. Protein-coding genes within it:
- the LOC121805418 gene encoding protein EPIDERMAL PATTERNING FACTOR 2-like: MRPTYSIALSVVLILFFLLPCGQALRQYHFAHHSRDANYKGEKNGQEGDLGMELYPTGSSLPDCSHACGACSPCRRVMVSFNKCAVESCPIVYRCMCKGKYYHVPSN